A section of the Clostridium omnivorum genome encodes:
- the rfbD gene encoding dTDP-4-dehydrorhamnose reductase, whose translation MKILITGANGQLGRELSKQFNVGENQLLLTDVGDLNITDINEVQLYLNKNRPDLIINCAAHTNVDKCEADFDNAFKINAIGPKNLASAGFAIGAEIVHISTDYVFDGEGSTSLTEFDGTNPQTAYGKTKLCGEELVRNLNPKHYIIRTAWLYGDGNNFVKTMLNLSKTNNSVKVVNDQFGTPTSTAELAKVIVKLVKEKNYGLFHCTCKGQCSWYEFAKEIFRIKGIDIEVIPCSTEEYPRPAKRPKFSVLRNYMLEMTTGDITAEWKEALKEYLSNP comes from the coding sequence TTGAAAATATTGATAACTGGTGCAAATGGACAGCTTGGCAGAGAGCTTTCAAAACAATTTAATGTTGGAGAAAATCAGCTGTTATTAACTGATGTTGGGGATTTAAATATAACTGATATAAATGAGGTTCAATTATATTTAAATAAAAATAGACCTGATTTGATTATCAATTGTGCAGCCCATACTAATGTTGACAAATGTGAGGCAGATTTCGATAATGCCTTTAAAATTAATGCAATAGGGCCTAAAAATTTAGCATCTGCAGGCTTTGCAATAGGTGCAGAGATAGTTCATATATCTACTGATTATGTTTTTGACGGAGAAGGAAGTACATCTCTTACTGAATTTGATGGCACAAATCCGCAAACTGCTTATGGTAAAACTAAGCTATGTGGTGAAGAGTTAGTAAGAAATCTTAATCCTAAACATTATATAATAAGAACAGCTTGGTTATATGGTGATGGAAATAATTTTGTAAAAACAATGCTTAATTTAAGTAAAACCAATAATTCAGTAAAAGTAGTAAATGATCAATTTGGTACACCAACAAGTACTGCAGAACTTGCAAAAGTTATAGTTAAGTTAGTAAAAGAAAAAAATTATGGTTTGTTCCATTGTACATGTAAAGGTCAATGCAGCTGGTATGAGTTTGCAAAGGAGATATTTAGAATAAAAGGAATTGACATTGAAGTAATACCATGCAGCACTGAAGAATATCCAAGACCAGCTAAAAGACCTAAGTTTTCTGTTTTAAGAAATTATATGCTTGAAATGACTACAGGTGATATTACAGCTGAATGGAAAGAAGCTTTAAAGGAATATCTATCAAATCCTTAA
- a CDS encoding glycosyltransferase, giving the protein MFIIKVLQIISSNDIGGGANHVLNICTCPKNVFESTICCIGSGPLYKDCIDKGISAVNFSIKEILNGKLNSYIEKNKFDLLNYHGARANFTYLFSRYKLRIPAVVTLHSDYRMDFINDKKKYHLFTPLNKIALKKFKYYVCVSNHLKKVLDSKNFSGDKYVVNNGIKINNEFVFSNNIREKYNIAEDEFVYVMVARMHPVKNHKTLIEAFKLLRDKYRDVKLLLVGDGELEPEIKLMVDKMKINDSVVFAGYQVDTLEYYNAADISILTSFSEGGSPPLVILESGLVKKSVIASKVGDMEEIINNRVGILVNPNSPQDVFEKMEYAYLNKIEVKNMGQELYNMVVSNFSLEQFWRKYKNIYNNVLNK; this is encoded by the coding sequence GTGTTTATCATTAAAGTACTACAGATTATTTCAAGCAATGATATTGGAGGAGGAGCAAATCATGTATTAAATATTTGCACCTGTCCAAAGAATGTTTTTGAAAGTACAATTTGCTGTATTGGAAGTGGACCATTATATAAAGATTGCATTGACAAGGGAATTTCAGCAGTAAATTTTAGTATTAAAGAAATATTGAACGGTAAGCTCAATAGTTACATAGAGAAAAATAAATTTGATTTGCTTAATTATCATGGCGCACGAGCAAATTTTACATATTTGTTTTCAAGGTATAAGCTAAGAATTCCTGCCGTTGTGACTCTACATAGTGATTATAGAATGGATTTTATTAATGATAAAAAAAAGTATCATTTATTTACACCATTAAATAAGATTGCTTTAAAAAAGTTCAAATACTATGTCTGTGTTTCTAATCATTTAAAAAAGGTACTAGATTCTAAGAACTTTAGTGGAGATAAATATGTAGTTAATAATGGTATTAAGATTAATAATGAATTTGTGTTTAGCAATAATATAAGAGAAAAATATAATATTGCTGAAGATGAGTTTGTTTATGTAATGGTAGCCAGAATGCACCCTGTGAAAAATCATAAAACACTAATTGAAGCCTTTAAGCTTTTAAGGGATAAATATAGGGATGTAAAATTATTACTTGTTGGAGATGGTGAACTGGAACCTGAAATTAAGCTAATGGTAGATAAAATGAAAATAAATGATTCTGTTGTGTTTGCAGGATATCAAGTAGATACATTAGAATATTATAATGCTGCAGATATTAGCATTCTAACATCTTTTAGTGAAGGAGGCTCTCCTCCGCTAGTAATATTAGAGAGCGGCCTTGTTAAGAAGTCAGTGATTGCTTCTAAAGTTGGAGATATGGAGGAGATTATTAATAATAGAGTAGGTATACTAGTGAATCCTAATTCACCACAAGACGTATTTGAAAAAATGGAATATGCTTATTTGAATAAAATTGAAGTAAAGAATATGGGACAAGAACTTTACAACATGGTAGTTTCAAACTTTTCACTAGAGCAATTTTGGAGAAAATATAAAAATATTTATAATAATGTTTTGAATAAATAG
- a CDS encoding DMT family transporter: MKQSTKGILYIVLSSISFGIIPILAKLSYSQGGNPFNVLFLRFMSAAIMIFLYLKIKGISLKIEKKQFVLLMIFGILGYSGTALCLFLSYNYIAAGLATMILYLYPSIVTILSFIIYGEKFYRKKIVSLIVSLLGVYLLIGFTGGSLINIQGLILALLASLFYSIYVLGLSNKEISSVNSFVITYYVSLASSITMLLAGSINKSISFNISLYGFLCIILLAFISTVIALITFVQGVKIIGPSNASIFSNLEPIVSMVLSYLIFRDKITPNTILGSFFIMLSILILSVDKKQILKLLSKKDNAV, from the coding sequence ATGAAGCAGAGTACTAAGGGAATTTTATATATAGTTTTATCATCGATTTCTTTTGGAATAATACCCATATTAGCTAAACTTTCGTATAGTCAAGGTGGTAATCCTTTTAATGTTCTATTTTTAAGATTTATGTCAGCTGCAATAATGATATTTTTATATTTGAAAATAAAAGGAATAAGCTTAAAAATTGAAAAAAAACAATTCGTACTTTTGATGATTTTTGGCATATTAGGATATTCAGGTACAGCGCTGTGTTTGTTTTTATCCTATAATTATATAGCTGCAGGCCTTGCTACAATGATACTATACTTATATCCAAGTATTGTAACTATACTATCATTTATTATTTATGGAGAGAAATTCTATAGGAAGAAAATTGTATCACTTATTGTGTCATTGCTAGGAGTATATCTACTTATAGGCTTTACAGGTGGCAGCTTAATTAATATACAGGGATTGATTCTAGCATTGTTAGCTTCACTTTTTTATTCTATATACGTGTTAGGTTTGTCTAATAAGGAAATAAGCAGTGTAAACAGTTTTGTAATTACTTATTATGTTTCCTTAGCTTCAAGCATCACAATGCTATTAGCAGGGAGTATAAATAAAAGCATCAGTTTCAATATATCATTATACGGATTTCTATGCATAATATTGCTAGCTTTTATATCAACAGTTATAGCTTTAATAACTTTTGTACAAGGAGTAAAAATTATTGGTCCATCAAATGCATCAATATTTAGCAACTTAGAACCTATAGTTAGTATGGTTTTATCTTATTTGATTTTTAGAGATAAGATTACTCCAAATACAATTTTGGGGAGTTTTTTTATAATGCTTTCAATTTTAATTTTATCTGTAGATAAAAAGCAAATTTTAAAACTTCTTTCTAAGAAGGATAATGCAGTATAA
- a CDS encoding O-antigen ligase family protein — protein MTNIIYFLLCTLIFLLPILPSKIMLFSFPFSSDYIFIIMLLVYIAKLLIGSKDRYKFKKYVIDALKNPVTLSMLALFILMIISVSYSLEKGLAARESVRFFSYLFMFFIIKYELNEDKYYYGILNSYICSSVLVGVIGIYQYFSGFGLTDEFKTEFAFGSKFRIASTLENPNSLAGFMILCIFPVIMLLLKTKKKTKKVMYAACLGLFICNLILSFSKNGWIALAIGGFVLILTVNWKYIYGFIIFAIMSLFIPVVTKRLKDFMNPDQYASRIKHWKVAILMIKDHPLFGVGNGNYVSYYDSYIAKYPELDYAYKKRFPVHNSYLKIESELGILGIISFISFIFLSVKSMAKFIRWKEDSYYNLFFIGSFASIIAFYCMNFVDNMFFVPKVTTFFWIIFAVAQGIINRRENKIKIIN, from the coding sequence ATGACAAATATTATTTATTTTTTATTATGTACATTAATATTTCTATTACCGATTTTGCCATCCAAAATAATGCTATTTAGTTTTCCTTTTTCCTCTGACTATATATTTATCATAATGTTATTGGTATATATAGCTAAACTCCTTATTGGTTCAAAGGACAGGTATAAATTTAAGAAATATGTAATAGATGCATTAAAAAATCCAGTAACCCTATCAATGCTAGCACTATTTATATTAATGATTATATCAGTTTCATATTCATTAGAAAAAGGCTTAGCTGCAAGGGAGAGTGTTAGGTTTTTTTCTTATCTATTTATGTTTTTCATTATAAAATACGAATTGAATGAAGATAAGTATTATTATGGAATTCTAAATAGTTATATATGCAGTTCAGTGCTTGTTGGGGTTATAGGTATATACCAGTATTTTAGTGGTTTTGGATTAACAGATGAATTTAAAACGGAATTTGCATTTGGATCAAAATTCAGGATAGCTTCAACTCTAGAAAACCCTAACAGTTTAGCTGGGTTTATGATATTATGCATATTTCCTGTGATTATGCTCTTACTAAAAACTAAGAAAAAAACTAAGAAAGTAATGTATGCTGCATGCTTAGGTTTGTTTATTTGCAATTTAATATTATCCTTTTCAAAAAATGGTTGGATAGCTCTTGCTATTGGAGGGTTTGTTTTAATACTTACTGTTAATTGGAAATATATATATGGGTTTATTATATTTGCAATAATGAGTTTATTTATTCCTGTAGTTACAAAGAGACTTAAAGATTTTATGAATCCAGACCAATATGCTTCTAGAATTAAGCATTGGAAGGTAGCGATTTTAATGATTAAGGATCATCCATTGTTTGGTGTCGGCAATGGCAATTACGTTAGTTACTATGATTCATATATAGCAAAATATCCCGAATTAGACTATGCTTATAAAAAAAGGTTTCCGGTACATAATTCATATTTGAAAATTGAGAGTGAGCTTGGAATATTAGGGATAATTTCGTTTATAAGCTTTATATTTTTATCTGTAAAATCAATGGCAAAGTTTATAAGGTGGAAAGAGGATAGTTACTATAATTTATTTTTTATAGGTTCTTTTGCTTCAATTATTGCGTTCTATTGTATGAATTTTGTTGATAATATGTTTTTTGTACCAAAGGTTACTACTTTCTTTTGGATTATTTTTGCTGTAGCACAAGGAATCATAAATAGAAGAGAAAATAAAATTAAAATAATAAATTAA
- the rffA gene encoding dTDP-4-amino-4,6-dideoxygalactose transaminase — translation MQVPFNIPYTTGNELKYIEDCINTGKICGDGKYTKLVNKYLEETLFANKILLTTSCTHALEMAAIQMGLKEGDEVICPAYTFVSTANPILLRGAKVIFAEIDEKTLNIDLDDVERKITNKTKAIFPVHYAGVSCDMDSLMDIAKKNNIMVCEDAAQALYSTYKNRYLGTIGDYGCFSFHETKNYVCGEGGAISINSADALAVEKAEIIREKGTDRSKFYRGQVDKYTWVDIGSSYLPSDMLAAFLYAQLEAKNEIFERRERVYNRYYEGLKELQDKGIIRLPIIPDFCKSNYHMFYILCESEKQRDYLMANLKQAGITAVFHYLPLHTAPVGEKMGYKKGQLPITEKIGATLLRLPMYADLTDEQVDYVISNIKNLLLK, via the coding sequence ATGCAAGTGCCATTTAATATTCCATACACTACTGGAAATGAATTAAAGTATATTGAAGATTGTATAAATACTGGTAAGATTTGTGGAGATGGAAAATATACAAAGTTAGTTAATAAATATTTGGAAGAGACTCTATTTGCAAATAAAATTCTTTTAACTACATCTTGTACTCATGCTTTGGAAATGGCAGCTATACAAATGGGATTAAAAGAGGGAGATGAAGTTATTTGCCCAGCTTATACTTTTGTTTCTACAGCTAATCCTATACTCTTAAGGGGAGCCAAGGTTATTTTTGCAGAAATAGATGAAAAAACATTAAATATTGATTTAGATGATGTTGAAAGAAAAATAACTAATAAAACAAAAGCCATTTTTCCAGTTCATTATGCAGGTGTATCCTGTGATATGGACAGCTTAATGGATATTGCGAAAAAAAATAATATAATGGTTTGCGAAGATGCTGCACAGGCACTATACTCAACATATAAAAATAGATACTTAGGTACGATTGGTGATTATGGTTGTTTCAGTTTTCACGAAACAAAGAATTATGTTTGTGGCGAAGGCGGAGCAATATCTATTAACTCAGCTGATGCCTTAGCAGTTGAAAAAGCTGAGATAATAAGAGAAAAGGGTACTGATAGAAGTAAGTTTTATCGGGGTCAGGTTGATAAATATACTTGGGTAGATATTGGTTCAAGCTATCTTCCTTCAGATATGTTAGCAGCTTTTTTATATGCTCAACTTGAAGCAAAGAATGAAATATTTGAGAGAAGAGAAAGGGTTTATAACCGTTATTATGAGGGTCTTAAGGAGTTACAAGATAAAGGTATAATAAGGCTACCTATAATACCTGATTTTTGCAAGTCAAACTATCACATGTTCTACATACTATGTGAAAGTGAAAAACAAAGAGACTATCTAATGGCAAATTTAAAACAAGCTGGTATTACTGCCGTATTCCATTATCTTCCACTTCATACAGCACCTGTTGGTGAGAAGATGGGATATAAAAAGGGACAATTACCAATTACCGAAAAAATAGGTGCAACTCTTTTAAGATTACCTATGTATGCAGATTTGACAGATGAACAAGTTGATTATGTTATTTCAAATATAAAAAATTTATTGCTTAAGTAA
- a CDS encoding glycosyltransferase has protein sequence MKIKILFIITTFQKDGPGNYLKYLVKYLDKSKFEIYACCLYNNGEIQQELEYLGVKTFVFDMKSFIDISIVWKLKRLITEIEPDVVNTILLRADLFGRTAAIGKCKVLLSTILNQDDYRQKTTLSDKILMHFDEKLSNKYTNKIIVEAVGVKKYCIKYQNIDEEKYEVINSLIDVNEIPQNIKTLPFESKDKIIIGTAGRLHPQKGQEYLIEAFKSIANKYPNALLYIYGSGELECHLREIVGENDLHDRIFFKGYTNNLYGALSEMDIYVMPSMWEGGAPISVLSSMAVGLPIISTNVGGIDEFISDGNEGLLIDVNDKNKVASKLEKAIESLINNKDKAKNLGANAKIKLYNNFAADKIAKKYEHLCFKLLGIDS, from the coding sequence ATGAAAATTAAAATCCTTTTTATAATAACCACATTTCAAAAAGATGGTCCAGGTAATTATTTAAAGTATTTAGTAAAATACTTAGATAAATCTAAATTCGAGATTTATGCATGTTGTTTATATAACAATGGTGAAATTCAGCAGGAATTAGAGTATTTAGGGGTTAAAACTTTTGTGTTTGATATGAAAAGTTTTATAGATATTTCTATTGTATGGAAGTTAAAAAGATTGATTACTGAAATTGAACCTGATGTTGTAAATACTATTCTGCTTAGGGCAGACTTGTTTGGAAGAACTGCGGCAATAGGAAAATGCAAGGTTTTGCTTTCTACAATATTAAATCAAGATGATTATAGGCAAAAAACAACATTAAGTGATAAAATCCTTATGCATTTTGATGAGAAGCTTAGCAATAAATACACCAATAAAATTATTGTTGAAGCAGTTGGTGTAAAAAAATACTGCATTAAGTATCAAAACATTGATGAAGAAAAGTATGAAGTTATAAATTCATTAATAGATGTAAATGAAATTCCCCAAAATATAAAGACACTACCTTTTGAAAGTAAGGATAAAATTATTATCGGTACTGCTGGAAGGTTACACCCACAAAAAGGACAGGAATATTTAATTGAAGCGTTCAAGTCCATAGCTAATAAATATCCTAATGCTTTACTATATATATATGGCAGCGGGGAACTAGAGTGTCATTTAAGAGAGATTGTTGGTGAAAATGATCTTCATGATAGGATATTTTTTAAAGGATATACTAATAATTTATATGGCGCGCTATCTGAAATGGATATTTATGTTATGCCATCCATGTGGGAAGGCGGGGCTCCAATATCAGTTTTAAGTTCTATGGCTGTGGGCTTACCAATCATTTCAACAAATGTTGGGGGAATAGATGAGTTCATTTCTGATGGTAATGAAGGGCTTCTTATAGATGTTAATGATAAAAATAAAGTTGCAAGTAAATTAGAAAAAGCTATTGAGAGTTTAATAAATAATAAAGACAAGGCTAAGAACTTGGGGGCTAATGCAAAGATAAAACTTTATAATAATTTTGCAGCAGATAAGATAGCTAAAAAGTATGAACATTTATGTTTTAAACTACTAGGTATTGATAGTTAG
- the pepV gene encoding dipeptidase PepV — MSYSEKINSLKEELVSETQNLLKIKSVLSEEKPGMPFGEGIDNALKHALKLGEKLGFTTKYMDGYVGYIEWGSSSEMVGVLGHLDVVPEGDGWLYPPYGAEIHDGKIYARGSLDDKGPIMAALYAMYSLKESGYVPNKRIRIILGTNEETGSADMEYYKEHEEQPTIGFTPDADFPVIFGEKGLTVFNLVKKVEAGLEPIVYIKGGQRPNMVPDYCELALKIQGIGECTKKIDSFNAENNANIKYEIENDTLIIKSYGVSAHGSTPELGKNAIMQAIILLDHMNILKGDLKNSVEFLAKNIGMEYNGEGFGIKLHDEDSGYLTFNVGTISTEGDTISLGLNLRYPVTFKLENMMNPMEEKIKPLGFKIEDFSHQEPLYFPRDHKLIRTLLDVYEKHTGDKAEPIAIGGGTYAKEMPNMVAFGPIFPGKPDLDHQANEYIEIEDLMKMTNIYASAIMELSK; from the coding sequence ATGAGCTATAGTGAGAAGATAAATTCCTTAAAAGAGGAATTGGTAAGTGAAACACAAAATTTACTAAAGATAAAAAGTGTTCTTAGTGAGGAAAAACCAGGAATGCCATTTGGAGAAGGAATAGACAATGCATTAAAGCATGCCTTGAAACTTGGAGAAAAGCTTGGTTTTACAACAAAGTATATGGATGGCTATGTTGGATATATAGAGTGGGGAAGTTCAAGTGAAATGGTAGGTGTACTTGGACATCTTGATGTAGTTCCAGAAGGTGATGGGTGGTTATACCCTCCATATGGAGCAGAAATACATGATGGTAAGATATATGCAAGAGGATCTCTTGATGATAAAGGACCTATAATGGCAGCACTTTATGCTATGTATTCTTTAAAAGAGTCAGGTTATGTACCAAATAAAAGAATAAGAATCATACTAGGTACTAATGAAGAAACTGGTTCTGCTGATATGGAATACTACAAAGAACATGAAGAACAACCAACCATTGGATTTACACCAGATGCAGATTTTCCAGTAATATTTGGAGAAAAGGGATTAACTGTATTTAACTTAGTTAAAAAAGTTGAAGCAGGCTTAGAACCAATAGTGTATATAAAAGGTGGGCAAAGACCTAATATGGTTCCAGACTATTGTGAACTAGCTTTGAAAATACAAGGTATAGGTGAATGCACTAAGAAAATTGATAGCTTTAATGCTGAAAATAATGCAAATATTAAGTATGAAATTGAAAATGACACACTAATAATAAAGTCTTATGGAGTATCCGCTCATGGTAGTACACCAGAACTAGGTAAAAATGCCATTATGCAAGCTATAATACTTTTAGACCATATGAATATTCTTAAAGGTGACCTTAAAAACAGCGTAGAGTTTTTAGCAAAAAATATTGGAATGGAATACAATGGAGAAGGTTTTGGAATAAAGCTTCATGATGAAGATTCAGGATATCTTACTTTTAATGTTGGTACAATTAGCACAGAAGGAGATACTATATCCCTTGGATTAAATTTAAGATATCCGGTTACATTTAAGCTCGAAAATATGATGAATCCTATGGAAGAAAAAATAAAGCCTCTTGGTTTTAAAATTGAAGACTTTTCTCATCAAGAACCACTTTATTTTCCAAGGGATCATAAATTAATTAGAACTCTACTTGATGTATATGAAAAACATACTGGAGATAAAGCAGAGCCAATAGCTATCGGAGGCGGTACCTATGCAAAAGAAATGCCAAACATGGTAGCCTTTGGACCGATATTCCCAGGTAAACCTGATCTTGATCATCAAGCAAATGAATATATTGAAATAGAAGATTTGATGAAAATGACTAATATTTATGCTAGTGCAATAATGGAATTATCAAAATAA
- the murJ gene encoding murein biosynthesis integral membrane protein MurJ has product MTQNKLIKNSLIIIILTIIGKILAFIRDALIASKFGMSYATDIYMFSLGVVYLLTTISYGLTTTFIPIHSDFIEKKDKEERNKFVNNVTNVTTLYTTVIIVIGIVFAYFIVMIFAPGFKANPKVFSDSVYITRIMLLSLVFVSLQSVFTGVLQAHNEFFEPSAMATISNVVYIFYLVFFAKQFGIVGFAWATVLAFLAQFAINVPKYRMLGYGYRPVLDFKDESLKKLIILMIPVIISTSTAQLSLFANRFFATTIYEGAVSALDFANKLNSLVYEVFAVAISMVVYPSLSSFIAKDNKLEYKKSLIRAVNIILLIMVPAAVAMAILRVPIISIIFKRGAFDSNAVMITGSALLFYCPAMIAYGVRDLLNKAFYSIKDTKTPMVNSLIGVVINIVLNYILVRFMHVAGLTFATSISAIVTTIALIYILNRKINGLDIKSMCTTFTKILAASAFMGICIWFINNIIIRYLGDSLKTNIMIVGVSAILGGAIYLVAINMFNIKEFKDLTSMAKRKLLKARNS; this is encoded by the coding sequence ATGACTCAAAATAAACTAATTAAAAATTCGCTAATAATAATCATTTTAACTATTATCGGTAAAATACTTGCATTTATTAGAGATGCACTTATTGCTTCTAAGTTTGGTATGAGCTATGCTACAGATATTTATATGTTTTCATTAGGAGTGGTTTATCTGCTAACAACTATAAGCTATGGACTAACTACTACCTTCATCCCTATTCATTCAGATTTTATTGAGAAAAAAGACAAAGAAGAAAGAAATAAATTTGTAAATAATGTAACCAATGTTACAACGCTATACACTACAGTTATAATAGTGATTGGTATAGTATTTGCATATTTTATTGTTATGATATTTGCACCTGGGTTTAAAGCAAATCCTAAGGTTTTTTCTGATTCAGTGTATATAACAAGAATTATGCTGCTTTCATTAGTGTTTGTAAGCTTGCAGAGTGTTTTTACTGGAGTACTTCAAGCACATAATGAATTTTTTGAGCCGTCAGCAATGGCTACAATATCTAATGTAGTATATATATTTTATTTGGTTTTCTTTGCTAAGCAATTTGGAATTGTAGGATTTGCTTGGGCTACAGTTTTAGCCTTTTTAGCACAGTTTGCAATTAATGTTCCAAAATATAGAATGCTAGGGTATGGTTATAGGCCAGTACTTGATTTTAAAGATGAGTCACTTAAAAAACTTATTATTTTAATGATACCTGTTATTATTAGTACTTCAACAGCACAGCTAAGTCTTTTTGCTAATAGGTTTTTTGCCACAACAATATATGAAGGAGCAGTATCTGCATTGGATTTTGCTAATAAGCTGAATTCTCTAGTTTATGAGGTATTTGCTGTAGCAATATCTATGGTTGTTTACCCAAGCCTTTCTTCATTTATTGCAAAGGATAATAAGCTTGAATATAAAAAATCACTAATTAGAGCAGTGAACATAATACTGCTTATTATGGTGCCAGCTGCTGTTGCAATGGCTATTTTGAGGGTTCCTATAATAAGTATAATTTTTAAAAGAGGAGCTTTTGATAGTAATGCAGTAATGATAACGGGATCAGCATTATTATTTTATTGCCCTGCTATGATTGCTTATGGTGTTAGAGATTTGCTAAACAAAGCCTTTTACTCAATTAAAGATACAAAAACTCCAATGGTAAATAGTCTTATTGGGGTTGTAATTAATATAGTTCTTAATTATATATTAGTAAGGTTCATGCATGTAGCAGGACTTACCTTTGCAACGTCTATATCTGCAATAGTTACAACTATAGCGTTAATTTATATTCTTAACAGAAAAATAAATGGATTGGATATAAAATCCATGTGTACTACATTTACTAAAATATTAGCTGCATCAGCATTTATGGGGATATGCATTTGGTTCATTAATAATATAATTATTAGGTACCTAGGGGATTCCTTAAAAACAAACATTATGATAGTAGGTGTTTCAGCTATACTTGGCGGGGCAATTTACTTAGTAGCTATCAACATGTTTAATATAAAAGAGTTTAAGGATTTAACCAGCATGGCTAAAAGAAAGCTTTTAAAAGCTAGAAATTCATAA
- a CDS encoding WecB/TagA/CpsF family glycosyltransferase: protein MSVKILDYYIYSETKMELIEYLRDIKHKVHIVSGNPEVLYSGLSNLELKENFKSEEAVIIPDGIGTVLSAKILGTPVQEKIAGIEVMEEIIKFCEDESKPIYLLGAKQEILDKCISNLKMKHPRLEIVGSHNGYFNIDECETIIKDIEVKMPYCIFVAMGAPRQEIFITKYMHWLPCTIFMGVGGSFDVISGNSKRAPKWMIKIGIEWLYRVLKEPWRLKRLSSIPKFIYIAVLNRNN, encoded by the coding sequence ATGTCAGTGAAAATTTTAGATTATTATATATATTCAGAAACAAAAATGGAGCTAATAGAATATCTAAGAGATATTAAACACAAGGTACATATAGTTTCAGGAAACCCTGAAGTACTTTATTCAGGGTTGAGTAATTTGGAATTGAAAGAAAACTTTAAATCAGAAGAAGCAGTTATAATTCCTGATGGTATAGGTACTGTGCTTAGTGCTAAAATTCTTGGAACTCCAGTACAAGAAAAAATAGCTGGAATTGAAGTAATGGAAGAAATTATAAAGTTTTGTGAAGATGAGAGTAAGCCAATTTATTTGTTAGGTGCCAAGCAAGAAATTTTAGATAAATGTATTTCTAACTTAAAAATGAAGCATCCAAGGCTGGAGATAGTTGGTAGTCACAATGGATATTTTAATATAGATGAATGTGAGACTATTATAAAAGATATTGAAGTTAAAATGCCATATTGTATATTCGTTGCTATGGGAGCTCCAAGACAAGAAATTTTTATTACTAAGTATATGCATTGGTTGCCTTGTACAATATTCATGGGCGTAGGTGGTAGTTTTGACGTTATTTCTGGAAATTCAAAGCGAGCACCAAAATGGATGATAAAGATTGGAATTGAGTGGCTTTACAGGGTATTAAAAGAACCGTGGAGATTAAAAAGACTATCTTCGATTCCAAAATTTATCTATATAGCTGTTTTAAATAGAAACAATTAA